The following coding sequences lie in one Stenotrophomonas rhizophila genomic window:
- the exbD gene encoding TonB system transport protein ExbD: MALRTARHDDDALEETHAINVTPFIDVMLVLLIIFMVAAPLATVDTAVDLPASSARPQPRENEPVFLTVQADLSLRVNDAAVTTDALPAALQRLTGGDREQRIYLRADRQVAYGDLMQTMNALRAAGYLKVALVGLEQPAP; this comes from the coding sequence ATGGCACTCCGTACCGCACGCCACGACGACGACGCGCTGGAAGAAACCCACGCGATCAACGTCACCCCTTTCATCGACGTGATGCTGGTGCTGCTGATCATCTTCATGGTCGCCGCACCGCTGGCCACCGTGGACACCGCCGTGGACCTGCCGGCCAGCAGCGCGCGCCCGCAACCGCGCGAGAACGAGCCGGTGTTCCTGACCGTGCAGGCCGACCTTTCGTTGCGGGTGAACGATGCCGCCGTTACCACCGACGCACTGCCAGCCGCATTGCAGCGGCTGACCGGCGGCGACCGTGAGCAGCGCATCTACCTGCGCGCCGACCGCCAGGTGGCCTATGGCGACCTGATGCAGACCATGAACGCGCTGCGTGCGGCCGGCTACCTCAAGGTGGCCCTGGTCGGGCTGGAACAGCCCGCGCCATGA
- a CDS encoding biliverdin-producing heme oxygenase, translating to MTVIDTLEATRSQRLKAATRDSHGALDKRIMAGDIFASRGQFARFLRVQYRFHRDIDALYANAALDALLPDLEARRRLPLIARDLADLEQILPAPVPMRLDPDLALPAALGWLYVAEGSNLGGTILCKMAARLGLDAGFGARHLAAHPVGAARHWREFTAALDGVVLDDAQEQQVIDAADAAFRSVHGHVELEFDAR from the coding sequence ATGACCGTCATCGATACCCTTGAAGCCACCCGCAGCCAGCGCCTGAAGGCCGCCACCCGCGACAGCCACGGCGCGCTGGACAAGCGCATCATGGCCGGCGACATCTTCGCCAGCCGCGGCCAGTTCGCGCGTTTCCTGCGCGTGCAGTACCGCTTCCATCGCGATATCGACGCGCTCTACGCCAACGCCGCGCTTGACGCCCTGCTGCCTGACCTGGAGGCACGCCGCCGGCTGCCGCTGATCGCGCGCGACCTCGCCGACCTTGAACAGATCCTGCCGGCCCCGGTCCCGATGCGGCTGGACCCGGACCTGGCGCTGCCAGCCGCGCTGGGCTGGCTGTACGTGGCCGAAGGCTCCAACCTGGGCGGCACCATCCTGTGCAAGATGGCCGCCAGACTGGGGCTGGATGCCGGTTTCGGTGCACGCCACCTGGCCGCGCACCCCGTCGGTGCGGCACGCCATTGGCGCGAGTTCACCGCCGCGCTCGACGGGGTGGTGCTGGACGACGCGCAGGAACAGCAGGTCATCGATGCCGCCGATGCGGCGTTCCGCAGCGTGCACGGACACGTCGAACTCGAGTTCGACGCGCGCTGA
- a CDS encoding energy transducer TonB — protein MSAGRAGHARWAGSLGIVLAIYAISIAATLWWIGRAPPAPASAPPEALMVELAPVAEAPPVPPTDIAQGPSQQEQHRPTPEPRPVRALALPPQPHPDGEAVAQRTPPPTEQTPADAHNVDQTLAPPDVQAKATQRYAAPQTMAGQRSDAQVTWQGLLLGHLEQHRRYPRGAERLRQQGVAYVRFAVDRQGNARNIRIGQSSGHPLLDAETLDTVRRGSPVPAPPPEIGGDPVEVMVPVAFFIRRR, from the coding sequence ATGAGCGCAGGCCGTGCAGGGCATGCACGCTGGGCCGGCAGCCTTGGCATCGTGCTGGCCATCTACGCGATCAGCATCGCGGCCACGCTGTGGTGGATCGGGCGCGCGCCTCCCGCACCGGCCAGCGCGCCGCCGGAAGCGCTGATGGTGGAGCTGGCACCGGTCGCCGAAGCGCCGCCGGTGCCGCCCACCGACATCGCGCAGGGGCCCTCGCAGCAGGAACAGCACCGCCCCACGCCGGAACCGCGCCCGGTGCGCGCGCTGGCGCTGCCCCCGCAGCCGCACCCGGACGGTGAGGCGGTAGCGCAGCGCACGCCGCCGCCCACCGAGCAGACGCCCGCGGACGCCCACAATGTGGACCAGACCCTGGCTCCGCCGGACGTACAGGCGAAGGCCACGCAACGCTACGCGGCGCCGCAGACGATGGCCGGCCAGCGCAGTGACGCGCAGGTCACCTGGCAGGGGCTGCTGCTGGGCCATCTGGAGCAGCACCGGCGCTATCCACGCGGGGCCGAGCGCCTGCGCCAACAAGGCGTGGCCTATGTGCGCTTTGCGGTGGACCGGCAGGGCAATGCGCGCAACATCCGCATTGGCCAGAGCAGTGGGCATCCGTTGCTGGATGCCGAAACGCTGGACACCGTGCGCCGCGGCAGCCCGGTGCCGGCGCCGCCGCCGGAGATCGGCGGCGACCCGGTGGAGGTGATGGTGCCGGTGGCGTTCTTCATCCGCCGGCGCTGA
- a CDS encoding YbaN family protein, protein MRWLWFCLGWVMVALGVIGALLPVMPTTIFLILAVGCFARSSPRFERKLLDHPRYGPALRLWREQGAVSRKGKAFAAGGMAFGFVMFCWGAHPSWRLLLGVGAFFIASAAYVLTRPSPRLPPTPE, encoded by the coding sequence ATGCGCTGGCTGTGGTTCTGCCTGGGCTGGGTGATGGTGGCGCTGGGCGTGATCGGCGCGCTGCTGCCGGTGATGCCCACCACCATCTTCCTGATCCTGGCGGTGGGCTGTTTCGCCCGCAGCTCGCCACGCTTCGAACGCAAGCTGCTCGACCACCCCCGTTACGGCCCGGCCTTGCGCCTGTGGCGCGAGCAGGGCGCGGTGAGCCGCAAGGGCAAGGCCTTTGCGGCCGGCGGCATGGCGTTCGGCTTTGTGATGTTCTGCTGGGGCGCGCATCCGTCGTGGCGGCTGCTGCTGGGCGTGGGCGCGTTCTTCATTGCCAGCGCGGCCTACGTGCTGACGCGACCGTCGCCGCGCCTGCCGCCCACGCCCGAGTGA
- a CDS encoding PQQ-binding-like beta-propeller repeat protein translates to MNTDTLGTAAPVEAAELVREYGPFAGSDCVNGVSFDGHHVWAATGAALVAFDPDSGDAVRTLALPCDAGTAFDGTHLYQIAGARIDRIDPRSGEVLASIPAPGGGTDSGMAWAEGSLWVGQYRQRRIHQVDPATGSILRTIASDRFVTGVTWVDGELWHGTDEAGQSDIRRIDPASGAVQHRLQMPDGRGVSGLESDGAGLFYCGAGHGRVCAVKRPAPAQT, encoded by the coding sequence ATGAACACGGACACCTTGGGTACCGCTGCCCCCGTAGAGGCCGCCGAACTGGTGCGCGAATACGGCCCGTTCGCCGGCTCGGACTGCGTCAACGGCGTCAGCTTCGACGGGCACCACGTATGGGCGGCCACCGGTGCTGCGCTGGTGGCGTTCGACCCGGACAGCGGCGACGCGGTACGCACCCTGGCACTGCCCTGCGATGCCGGCACCGCCTTCGACGGCACCCACCTGTACCAGATCGCCGGCGCGCGCATCGACCGGATCGATCCGCGCAGCGGCGAGGTGCTGGCGTCGATCCCCGCACCGGGCGGCGGCACCGACTCCGGCATGGCCTGGGCCGAAGGCAGCCTCTGGGTGGGGCAATACCGGCAGCGCCGCATCCACCAGGTCGACCCGGCCACCGGCAGCATCCTGCGCACGATCGCGTCGGACCGCTTCGTGACCGGCGTGACCTGGGTGGACGGCGAACTCTGGCACGGGACCGACGAGGCGGGGCAGAGCGACATCCGCCGCATCGACCCGGCCAGCGGCGCGGTGCAGCACCGCCTGCAGATGCCGGACGGACGCGGCGTCAGTGGATTGGAGTCCGACGGTGCCGGGCTGTTCTACTGCGGCGCCGGCCACGGCAGGGTGTGCGCGGTGAAGCGCCCGGCGCCCGCACAAACGTGA
- a CDS encoding RNA polymerase sigma factor produces MTTNASALTEMLIRERPALLRLVQRILGNDGGAEDVIQAIWFKARGVDSGQAIDNPRAYLYRLATNLATDHGRERTRRARLLAEHYLWGPDEVLSTEEQAMAQDELQRVLAAAEHLPEPTRTIFRLNRLQGMTQADVAKRLKVSVTTVENHVRAALQRLAWARNGR; encoded by the coding sequence ATGACCACCAACGCCTCCGCCCTCACCGAGATGCTGATCCGCGAACGCCCGGCGTTGCTGCGCCTGGTGCAGCGCATCCTGGGCAATGACGGCGGCGCCGAGGACGTGATCCAGGCGATCTGGTTCAAGGCGCGCGGGGTGGACAGCGGCCAGGCCATCGACAACCCGCGGGCCTATCTGTACCGGCTGGCCACCAACCTGGCCACCGACCACGGGCGTGAGCGCACCCGCCGCGCGCGCCTGCTGGCCGAGCATTACCTGTGGGGACCGGACGAAGTGCTGTCGACCGAAGAACAGGCGATGGCCCAGGACGAACTGCAGCGTGTGCTCGCCGCCGCCGAGCACCTGCCCGAGCCAACCCGCACCATCTTCCGGCTCAACCGCCTGCAGGGAATGACCCAGGCCGACGTGGCCAAGCGCCTCAAGGTGTCGGTGACGACCGTGGAGAACCACGTGCGCGCTGCCCTGCAGCGCCTGGCCTGGGCCCGCAACGGGCGCTGA
- a CDS encoding FecR family protein, with amino-acid sequence MSPPHIDPLPPPSASTESVAVQAQAWIAWLASGTVDDTGMQAFERWLAAPGHRRVFERERQLWRSVGPRPQATLAPPRRRARVRRWSLAAAAVLALAWVAPDAWLRLQSDHRTGTGIAEVALPDGSRAVLDADSAIAVQFDGQVRRIALLRGRAWFQVAPGQPQRFEVRAQGGVVEDISTAFAVSSDATGVQADVEQGQVRVAASDGGGWTWLQAGQRAAFAPGGRVQRLADEARDRIAAWRQGELLLDEVGVAEAVQRIGRYRRGPTFIRGDLAQLPAINAAFRIDRPEQALDALAGSAGLRVTRLPMGVAIVQVDARK; translated from the coding sequence ATGAGCCCGCCGCACATCGATCCGCTTCCGCCGCCGTCCGCATCCACCGAGTCTGTCGCCGTCCAGGCGCAGGCGTGGATCGCGTGGCTGGCCTCCGGCACGGTGGATGACACCGGCATGCAGGCCTTCGAGCGGTGGCTGGCCGCGCCGGGCCACCGGCGCGTGTTCGAACGCGAACGCCAGCTCTGGCGCAGCGTGGGGCCACGGCCGCAGGCCACCCTCGCGCCGCCGCGCCGGCGTGCGCGGGTGCGCCGCTGGTCGCTGGCCGCTGCGGCGGTGCTGGCGCTGGCCTGGGTGGCACCGGATGCGTGGCTGCGGCTGCAATCGGACCACCGCACCGGTACCGGCATCGCCGAGGTCGCGCTGCCTGACGGCAGCCGCGCCGTGCTGGATGCCGATTCGGCCATTGCCGTGCAGTTCGATGGCCAGGTGCGCCGCATCGCGCTGTTGCGCGGTCGTGCCTGGTTCCAGGTGGCGCCCGGCCAGCCGCAGCGGTTTGAAGTGCGCGCGCAGGGCGGGGTGGTCGAGGATATTTCCACCGCGTTTGCGGTATCCAGCGACGCCACCGGCGTGCAGGCCGATGTGGAACAGGGCCAGGTGCGGGTGGCGGCCAGCGACGGCGGTGGCTGGACCTGGCTGCAGGCCGGGCAGCGTGCCGCATTCGCGCCCGGTGGCCGCGTGCAGCGGCTGGCCGACGAGGCGCGCGACCGGATCGCGGCATGGCGGCAGGGCGAACTGCTGCTCGACGAAGTGGGCGTTGCCGAGGCGGTCCAGCGCATCGGGCGCTATCGGCGTGGCCCCACCTTCATCCGCGGCGACCTGGCGCAGCTGCCGGCGATCAACGCGGCGTTCCGCATCGACCGGCCCGAACAGGCGCTGGACGCACTGGCCGGCAGTGCCGGCCTGCGCGTCACCCGCCTGCCGATGGGCGTGGCGATCGTGCAGGTCGACGCCCGCAAGTAG
- the exbB gene encoding tonB-system energizer ExbB translates to MSMTMTVLLPFAIAAPAPALTPWGMYLAADVVVKAVMIGLAVASVATWTVLLAKGWELARERRHLLQARALLLESVQLPDPQLDPRLQEEPVRLLLEAARTELRLSPHGGDPAGVKERVGSRLERIELACARQARRGIGVLASIGAIAPFVGLFGTVWGIMNSFVGIAQSNTTNLAVVAPGIAEALLATALGLVAAIPAVVIYNHFTRVLAGLRALLGDLSAAVQQLVSRDLDRAAVHAGPVLARAAH, encoded by the coding sequence ATGAGCATGACCATGACTGTGTTGCTTCCCTTCGCCATCGCCGCCCCGGCACCTGCACTGACGCCATGGGGCATGTACCTGGCCGCCGACGTGGTGGTCAAAGCGGTGATGATCGGCTTGGCCGTCGCCTCGGTGGCCACCTGGACGGTGCTGCTGGCCAAGGGCTGGGAACTGGCACGCGAGCGCCGCCATCTGCTGCAGGCGCGCGCGCTGCTGCTGGAGAGCGTGCAGCTGCCGGACCCACAGCTCGACCCGCGCCTGCAGGAAGAACCCGTGCGCCTGTTGCTGGAGGCCGCGCGTACCGAGCTGCGGCTGTCGCCGCACGGCGGCGATCCGGCGGGGGTGAAGGAACGGGTCGGCTCACGCCTGGAGCGTATCGAACTGGCCTGTGCGCGGCAGGCGCGGCGCGGCATCGGCGTACTCGCCAGCATCGGCGCGATCGCGCCCTTCGTAGGCCTGTTCGGCACCGTGTGGGGGATCATGAACAGCTTCGTCGGTATCGCCCAGTCCAACACCACCAACCTGGCCGTGGTGGCGCCCGGCATCGCCGAAGCGTTGCTGGCCACCGCGCTGGGGCTGGTGGCGGCCATTCCCGCGGTGGTGATCTACAACCACTTCACCCGGGTGCTGGCCGGCCTGCGCGCGCTGCTGGGCGACCTGTCGGCGGCCGTGCAGCAGCTGGTGTCGCGCGACCTGGACCGCGCGGCAGTGCATGCCGGCCCGGTGCTGGCGCGCGCTGCGCACTGA
- a CDS encoding DUF2789 domain-containing protein, producing the protein MITTEPRMTNLFLQLGLDASDAAIARFIVDHQLPAEVALVEAPYWNDGQRQFLAEQLKSDADWAIIVDELGEALHADAVAQQTGA; encoded by the coding sequence ATGATCACCACCGAACCGCGCATGACCAACCTGTTCCTGCAGCTGGGCCTGGACGCGAGCGACGCGGCGATCGCGCGCTTCATCGTTGACCACCAGCTGCCCGCCGAGGTGGCCCTGGTCGAGGCGCCGTACTGGAATGATGGCCAGCGCCAGTTCCTGGCCGAGCAGCTCAAGTCCGATGCGGACTGGGCGATCATCGTCGATGAACTGGGCGAGGCCCTGCATGCCGACGCGGTGGCGCAGCAGACCGGCGCCTGA
- a CDS encoding TonB-dependent receptor gives MRITSSPGRSPRPSRLCIALLAAGLVAAPAFPAMAQASTPRAAAVHRFDIPAQPLADALRTYMRQSGVQVAWPAALTEGVRSSAVSGDLDAQRALQQLLRGSGLVMRSVGSDAVTLEPAATASREDGVIVTDALRVAGEQSGDGGSDAARALDVYRTAGSSVYVPRATIERFRGTSAADIVKGVVGVTAGDPRTANALDLNIRGIQGQSRIPVIIDGGQSSMDTYRGYAGQSQRTYLDPDLISSLTVTKGPSLGANASGGIGGVVEMETLKIGDVLREGQDVGLRVRSGVSNGSARDVPAYGAAPRSNRNSLGGQFFNIAGGKHWDAFDLVAAYAWRDTGNYYGGKHGYDDFPQTRRTLAPLNPPNTEVFNTSSKSNSVLLKGTWRIDDTQTLEAGYRHYSGRQGEIMASQIIRVDRDRVPQWEPGSVDMDAYNLRYRFNPGNDRVDLKANLWYTDADSLMYNGLTGITPWYFDRRTEWYDGPSFNTDPGYKDAYRNSMQQQRLGFDVSNTTHLVTDAAGVFTFDYGLSFSDEDVGPGKNAPIMHDDLINNRFLRNADRKEYSAVASMKWQPDDNWEVLLGGRFNRVSVHDRNRLATPDGEEVIGQYRYTQLLDGNPALPAWRAKRIAMLNWYPDANGQFTEASLLASPYKKGTVADITGWNFHDMTEAEDLIVPTSWTWSQPIRRTDHAFMPTASVTYHFNDDSMVYVKYAEGVKLPSLFESTLGLFTAAKPIGGELKPERAGTWEIGASTVRQGLFTDGDTAAFKLAYFNTRIDDLITRDYRTLSAGYIRNIDRFKVSGMEFQSSYDAGKVFADLSAHYYFEAKTCAPDIAAERRTYGVQRRIEELANTPDCVDGGFEGSYSNTQNPPRYTVNLTLGSRLFDERLSFGTRVIHNAGPISKLDKEWNVGLSAIQQLYRPATVVDLFASWQASEQFAVDLNVDNLTDRYYLDPLALGVMPAPGRIVRLALTWRY, from the coding sequence ATGCGCATCACCTCCTCCCCGGGCCGTTCTCCGCGTCCGTCCCGCCTCTGCATCGCCTTGCTGGCCGCCGGCCTGGTGGCCGCGCCTGCATTCCCGGCGATGGCCCAGGCCAGCACGCCGCGTGCCGCCGCCGTGCATCGCTTCGATATTCCCGCCCAGCCGCTGGCCGACGCACTGCGCACCTACATGCGCCAGTCCGGCGTGCAGGTGGCCTGGCCGGCAGCGCTCACCGAGGGCGTGCGCTCCAGCGCGGTCAGCGGCGACCTCGATGCGCAGCGGGCCCTGCAGCAGCTGCTGCGTGGCAGTGGTCTGGTGATGCGCAGCGTCGGGTCCGATGCGGTGACCCTGGAACCAGCCGCCACCGCCAGCCGCGAGGACGGCGTGATCGTCACCGACGCGCTGCGGGTGGCCGGTGAGCAGTCCGGCGACGGCGGCAGCGATGCCGCACGTGCGCTGGATGTGTACCGCACCGCCGGCTCCAGCGTGTACGTGCCGCGCGCCACGATCGAACGCTTCCGCGGCACGTCCGCGGCCGACATTGTCAAGGGCGTGGTCGGCGTCACCGCCGGCGACCCGCGTACCGCCAACGCGCTGGACCTCAACATCCGCGGCATCCAGGGCCAGAGCCGCATCCCGGTGATCATCGACGGTGGCCAGTCCAGCATGGACACCTACCGGGGCTACGCCGGCCAGTCGCAGCGCACCTACCTGGACCCGGACCTGATCTCCAGCCTCACCGTGACCAAGGGCCCCAGCCTGGGCGCCAACGCGTCCGGCGGCATCGGCGGCGTGGTCGAGATGGAAACGTTGAAGATCGGCGACGTGCTGCGCGAGGGCCAGGACGTCGGCCTGCGCGTACGCAGCGGCGTGTCCAACGGCAGCGCACGCGATGTGCCGGCGTATGGCGCTGCGCCGCGCAGCAACCGCAACAGCCTGGGCGGGCAGTTCTTCAACATCGCCGGTGGCAAGCACTGGGATGCGTTCGACCTGGTGGCCGCCTATGCCTGGCGTGACACCGGCAACTACTACGGCGGCAAGCACGGCTACGACGACTTCCCGCAGACCCGGCGCACGCTGGCCCCGTTGAATCCGCCCAACACCGAAGTGTTCAACACCTCGTCCAAGTCCAACTCGGTGCTGTTGAAGGGCACCTGGCGCATCGACGACACCCAGACCCTGGAAGCGGGCTACCGCCATTACAGCGGTCGCCAGGGCGAGATCATGGCCTCGCAGATCATCCGCGTGGACCGTGATCGCGTGCCGCAGTGGGAGCCGGGCAGTGTCGACATGGATGCCTACAACCTGCGCTACCGATTCAACCCGGGCAACGACCGCGTCGACCTCAAGGCCAACCTCTGGTACACCGACGCCGACAGCCTGATGTACAACGGCCTGACCGGCATCACCCCGTGGTACTTCGATCGCCGCACCGAGTGGTATGACGGCCCGAGCTTCAATACCGACCCGGGCTACAAGGACGCCTACCGCAACAGCATGCAGCAGCAGCGTCTCGGGTTCGACGTGTCCAACACGACCCACCTGGTGACCGATGCCGCGGGGGTGTTCACCTTCGACTACGGCCTGTCCTTCAGCGACGAGGACGTCGGGCCCGGCAAGAATGCGCCGATCATGCACGACGACCTGATCAACAACCGTTTTCTGCGCAACGCCGACCGCAAGGAATACAGCGCGGTGGCCTCGATGAAGTGGCAGCCCGACGACAATTGGGAAGTGCTGCTGGGCGGGCGCTTCAACCGCGTCAGCGTGCACGACCGCAACCGTCTGGCCACGCCGGACGGTGAGGAAGTGATCGGTCAGTACCGCTACACCCAGCTGCTGGACGGCAACCCGGCGCTGCCGGCCTGGCGTGCCAAGCGCATCGCCATGCTCAACTGGTACCCCGATGCGAACGGGCAGTTCACCGAAGCGTCGCTGCTGGCCTCGCCGTACAAGAAGGGCACCGTGGCCGACATCACCGGCTGGAACTTCCATGACATGACCGAGGCCGAGGACCTGATCGTGCCGACCAGCTGGACGTGGTCGCAGCCGATCCGCCGTACCGACCATGCCTTCATGCCGACTGCCAGCGTCACCTACCACTTCAACGACGACAGCATGGTCTACGTGAAGTACGCCGAAGGCGTGAAGCTGCCGAGCCTGTTCGAAAGCACGCTGGGCCTGTTCACCGCCGCCAAGCCGATCGGGGGCGAACTCAAGCCCGAACGCGCCGGCACCTGGGAAATCGGCGCCAGCACGGTCCGGCAGGGGCTGTTCACCGACGGCGATACGGCGGCGTTCAAGCTGGCCTACTTCAACACCCGCATCGATGACCTGATTACCCGCGACTACCGCACGCTGTCGGCCGGCTACATCCGCAACATCGACCGCTTCAAGGTATCGGGCATGGAATTCCAGTCCAGCTACGATGCCGGCAAAGTGTTCGCCGACCTGTCCGCGCACTATTACTTCGAAGCCAAGACCTGCGCGCCGGACATCGCCGCCGAGCGCCGTACCTACGGCGTGCAGCGCAGGATCGAAGAACTGGCCAATACCCCCGACTGCGTTGATGGCGGCTTTGAGGGTTCCTACAGCAACACGCAGAACCCGCCGCGCTACACCGTCAACCTGACCCTGGGCTCACGCCTGTTCGACGAACGGCTCAGCTTCGGCACCCGGGTGATCCACAACGCTGGTCCGATCAGCAAGCTGGACAAGGAATGGAACGTCGGCCTGTCGGCGATCCAGCAGCTGTACCGCCCGGCCACCGTGGTGGACCTGTTCGCCAGTTGGCAGGCCAGCGAGCAGTTCGCGGTGGACCTCAATGTCGACAACCTCACCGACCGCTACTACCTGGATCCCCTGGCGCTGGGCGTAATGCCGGCACCGGGCCGGATCGTGCGGCTGGCGCTGACCTGGCGCTACTGA